The nucleotide sequence GGATCAGCTGCAGTGCCTGTTCCCAGTTCGCGCTGGAGTCCTTGATGTACTTGATGTTGTCCACTTCTTCGGCCAGGGCGCGGACCGTGGCCGGGTCCAGGTTGACGCCTGTGACGGCCGGGATGTTGTAGAGCATGACCGGGATGGTGACGGACCGGGCGACGTCCTTGATGTACGTGACGGTCTCCTCCAGGGAGAGCGGTTCGTAGTAGGGGGTGATGAGCATCAGCACGTCCGCGCCGGCCTTCTCGGCGGCCTGCGACAGGCGGATGGCCTCGGCCGTGGAGGTGGCTCCGGTCTGGGCGATGACGGGGACGCGCCCCTTGGCCTGCTCGATGACGGTGTTGATCAGGAGCAGCCGCTCCTCCGAGGACAGGGCACCGACCTCGCCCGTGGAGCCGGCAGCGACGACGCCGTCCACGCCGGCGTCGATGGAGCGGTCAACGATGCGGCGCAGGGTCTCGACGTCGATGGCGCCGTCCTGGGCGAAGGGGGTGGAGAGTGCGGTCAGGACACCGCGAAGGTCGTTGGACATGGAATGGTTCCTCTTCTTAAGTACGGGGGGTGGAAAACGATGGTTGATTCAGGTGCCTGTTGGGTTCAGGCGACGACCGAGAGGCCGGAATGGGGCGGGGCCTGGCGGTGAGTGGCCAGCAGGCTCGCGGCCTCCTGTGCTGCCGAGAAGCCGGTGGTGATGGAGCTTTCGGTGTACAGGGTTCCGAGGTAGTCGCCGGCCAGGAAGACGCGGTCGGTGCCGCGCATGAGCGTGGACTGCAGCTTCGCCCGGCCGGGGAAGCAGTAGGGGGAAGCAACCTTCCAGCGGTCCGTCTTGGCCTCGACGACGCTGTCGGCGAACCCGTGGCCGAGGACCTGGTCGAGGTCGGTGAGGTGGGTCTTGATGACTTCCTCGTCGCTCTTGTCCAGCAGGGCCTTTCCGAGGCTGGCCGGCGAGAACGTCATGAAGCTGCCGCCGGGCTTGCGCACGGACTCGGTGCCGCGGACGATGCTCGCCTGGTTCAGCGCGATCGCGAACGAGCGCTTCGGCGCCGCGATGGCGTAAATGTCGTCCCAGGGACGGGCCGAGGTCTCGTTGGTCAGGAAGGCAGTGCTGACGTGCGGGCCGTACTTGATCTGGCCGAGCGCCCCGCGCAGCTCCTCCGGAAGGTCCACGCCGACCCGGTGCGTCACGTCGGCGGTGGTCGCGAGGACGACGGTGCGGGCTTCCACTTCGTGGTCCACGCCGCCCTGGGTGTAACGGACGACGACGGACTCCTTCTTGTGCACGACCTCCTGCACGGCGGCACCGAGCTGGATGCGGTCGCCGAGGGAGGCGGCGATGGATTCGGTCAGGGTGGAGGGGCCACCGACAATGCCCTGGCTGAGCCCCTGGCCGATGCCCAGGACCAGGCTGAAGTAGCCGATGCCTGCGCCGGCGGAAATCTCGTTCATGTCGCCGGCCGAGCGGGTGACCGTGGTCTTGAACAGTGCTGCTGCATCCTCGGAGAGGTTCCCGATGAAGTCCTGGAAGGAGCTCTGGTTCTCGAAATCGTAGATGCGCTGCTGCCGCATTGCGCCGGACTCCCCTGCGCGCTTCCGGACAACGCCGGTGTACTTGGCGACGCCGCTGACAACCTTCATGCCGGCCCGCAGCGTGTCGATGCGCGACGACAGCGACATCGGAATGCGGAACGGGTACGTGGCGATGTGCCCCTTGCGGATGAACTTCCCGTTCATGGACAGTGCCTGCAGCGAACCCGGGATGTTGACGGCGGTCACGCCGACCTCGTTGAGCAGTGCATCGGTGGAGGATCCGGCGCCGGCGAAGACGTGTCCTCCCCAGTTCAGCCAGTAGGCACCGCGGCGCTCCGAGCGGATCCGGCCGCCGACGCGGTTCTCGGACTCCAGGACCACGGTGTCCCAGTGCCGCAGGCGCCATGCTGCCGACAGGCCGGCGAGTCCAGCACCGACGATGACTACATCTTTCATGATTTTGAACCTTCTTACTCAGGGGAACCAGGAGCCGGCCGCCTGGGCGGGAGCATCTGGTGTGGAACGTGTGTGGCAACGGACTCCTGGGCGCTTCTTCGTTGACAGCGCGGGCGGGCTTCACCGGGTTTCCGTAACCGTTGTGTGGTCCAGGAGCGGGGGTGTGCGCCTAGTCACAAATTAAAGATACATCATTGTATGATTAATGCAATAGCTTTCTTGAAGTCTTGCCGAAGTGCTACGGGAGAACCCCCTGCACCCCGGAGTTGGGCAGCCAATGCCCAACGGGCAGGTCTGCTGAGCTGCCAACAACGACGCCGGCCGGTCACCTCACAAGGTGACCGGCCGGCGTCGTACTCTCCCTGGTTCTTCCGGGGTTTTGTTCAAATGCCGGCTCCAGGCCGGGTGATGGCCGCTGCTAATGCGTGTACCCGGCAGCGCATTCAGTGAGGGATTTCCCTTTCGTCTCGGGTGCGAGCCACTGGGAAAGCGCGGCGCCGGCCAGGGCGACGACGGCGGCGATCAGCATGGTGGGGCCGGTACCCAAGGTCTCCATCGAGATCGGCATCAGGAAGATGCCGATGCCCGCCCCGATTCGGCTGAAGGCGGCCGCGAATCCTGTGCCGAGTCCCCGGATTTCGGTCGGAAGGACCTCGCTGGGGTAGACGCCCGTCAGCGCGTTGTACATCGCGTTGAAGAACGAGAACACCAGGAACAGGATGAGCACAACCATGGCGGGAGCGCCGGCCCACAGGCCGATGACTGCCAAAACGACGGCGCACAGCCACTGCGGCGGGACGGTCAGTACGCGGCGGCCGGCCTTGTCGATCAGGAAGAACGTGAGCACGACCCCGGCCAGGGCGAGGGCCGAGAGACCAACCCCGCCAGCGAGGCCGCCGGCGAGACCGTACTGCTTCAGCACACTGTCGGCGAAGGTGGCAATCGCGAAGTACGGTGTCACGGCGCAGAACCAGAAGCCCGAGATGAAGAGCGTGGACCGCCAGTACTGCCTGGAGAACAGCATTCCGAAGCTGCCCTTGCGGACATCCTCGTGCTGGACATCGTCAAGCGCATCGTCCGGCATGTATTTGTAGGCGAGGGCGCGGGCCTCGTCCTTCCGGCCCACGCTCCAAAGCCAACGGGGAGATTCCGGCAGGCCGATCCGGGCCAGGA is from Arthrobacter sp. QXT-31 and encodes:
- a CDS encoding MFS transporter, yielding MSSMKNPATHRGVASAASKRRFLVRMVTVLVGGMFLDGYVLGILGPVTGTMAEDLQLTAAWEGLIAAAALAGILIGSPLGGWAADKWGRRSIFMFDIALFAVASGMQFFIDSPVWLIVVRLLMGIAIGAEYAVGWPLMGEFAPTHLRGRLLGAMQIAWYGGFMIAFLIGYLLSEYTDVSWHVILGTSTFLAVALFLARIGLPESPRWLWSVGRKDEARALAYKYMPDDALDDVQHEDVRKGSFGMLFSRQYWRSTLFISGFWFCAVTPYFAIATFADSVLKQYGLAGGLAGGVGLSALALAGVVLTFFLIDKAGRRVLTVPPQWLCAVVLAVIGLWAGAPAMVVLILFLVFSFFNAMYNALTGVYPSEVLPTEIRGLGTGFAAAFSRIGAGIGIFLMPISMETLGTGPTMLIAAVVALAGAALSQWLAPETKGKSLTECAAGYTH
- a CDS encoding protoporphyrinogen/coproporphyrinogen oxidase, which codes for MKDVVIVGAGLAGLSAAWRLRHWDTVVLESENRVGGRIRSERRGAYWLNWGGHVFAGAGSSTDALLNEVGVTAVNIPGSLQALSMNGKFIRKGHIATYPFRIPMSLSSRIDTLRAGMKVVSGVAKYTGVVRKRAGESGAMRQQRIYDFENQSSFQDFIGNLSEDAAALFKTTVTRSAGDMNEISAGAGIGYFSLVLGIGQGLSQGIVGGPSTLTESIAASLGDRIQLGAAVQEVVHKKESVVVRYTQGGVDHEVEARTVVLATTADVTHRVGVDLPEELRGALGQIKYGPHVSTAFLTNETSARPWDDIYAIAAPKRSFAIALNQASIVRGTESVRKPGGSFMTFSPASLGKALLDKSDEEVIKTHLTDLDQVLGHGFADSVVEAKTDRWKVASPYCFPGRAKLQSTLMRGTDRVFLAGDYLGTLYTESSITTGFSAAQEAASLLATHRQAPPHSGLSVVA
- the dapA gene encoding 4-hydroxy-tetrahydrodipicolinate synthase, yielding MSNDLRGVLTALSTPFAQDGAIDVETLRRIVDRSIDAGVDGVVAAGSTGEVGALSSEERLLLINTVIEQAKGRVPVIAQTGATSTAEAIRLSQAAEKAGADVLMLITPYYEPLSLEETVTYIKDVARSVTIPVMLYNIPAVTGVNLDPATVRALAEEVDNIKYIKDSSANWEQALQLIHHHSDVIGTFIGWDVYLYSALVEGAAGVMAGTANVVPDEIVAVSRLISEGDLTGALELWKKLYPVIDALLSVPFIPAVKAGLTLQGLPAGSPRQPTADLNADDLARVQQAVSALYQNVG